The Rathayibacter caricis DSM 15933 genomic sequence CAGGGTGCCGGAGGTGTCGTAGACGAGGATCTCCGGTCGGCTGTGCAGGCCGACGTAGAGGTTGCCGTCGACCGCGATCGAGTCGAGCTGGCCGATGCCGGGCGAGGCGTGGATCGCCGGGAACGCGGTGGCGACCTCGGTGCCGTCCGCGGTCAGCGTGAGGCGGTCGATCCGATTGCCCGTGTTCATGCTGACCCAGAGCTCGCGGTGGTCGGGCGAGAAGGCGATGCCGTTGGGCGAGGGCAGCTCGTCGGCCAGCACCGACGCCGAGCCGCTCGACGGATCGACGCGCACGACGCGTCCGGACGCCTCCCAGTACGGGTCCTGCGCCCCCGCCGCGTCGGTGACGTAGAGAGCGCCGTCGGCACCGAAGTCGAGGTCGTCCGGCTGCATCGGCACGCCGTCCACCGGTCCCCCGGCGATCTCGCGCACGTCCTCGCCGTCGGCCGTCATGCTCCGGACGGCACCGCCGAGGAAGTCGGTGACGTACAGGCGTCCGTCCGCCCCGAACTGCGCAGAGGTGAGGGCGGAGGAGTCGTCGGTCCAGACCGGTTCGACGCTCTCGTCGTCGAGGTCGATC encodes the following:
- a CDS encoding SMP-30/gluconolactonase/LRE family protein — its product is MRRRAIAVPVLLAGALAGCTEAGDPAGAEAAPSVVTAERVLQVTEVHETTGMTLLEGPVFGPDGGLYVVDVTAPPGEGKVLRIDLDDESVEPVWTDDSSALTSAQFGADGRLYVTDFLGGAVRSMTADGEDVREIAGGPVDGVPMQPDDLDFGADGALYVTDAAGAQDPYWEASGRVVRVDPSSGSASVLADELPSPNGIAFSPDHRELWVSMNTGNRIDRLTLTADGTEVATAFPAIHASPGIGQLDSIAVDGNLYVGLHSRPEILVYDTSGTLLQTVTVAESGVSSATNIAIRPGTTEAYATISGADGGFVHTFEALAEGVPAR